The Gossypium arboreum isolate Shixiya-1 chromosome 2, ASM2569848v2, whole genome shotgun sequence region GACGTGCAGGAAAAGAAAGAGAAGGCCAAAGTTATTTGGGTTACATTCATTTGCAGAACCTGGTTGCCCAATAAACCCCACCGGTCCCTTCCGAGATAACATCCGTATTTTCCTTAAACAATGTGCTGAGCCCGAAGATTACTGTGCCAAAGGTATGCCCCTTTGGTGCACCCTTCTTGTTCGTGACAAGAGCTGCGTCGTCCCTCTTTACACCATTGAAGAGGGTGTTAACCACTCTTTAAACCCTTTCTGTGATCACTGCAGGTGTACAGGTTTGCCCCTTTTTTTCAGGTTTTTAATGTTTCTTCCCTAAATGGGGTTTTCTTGTTTCTTTATATGATTCAGGTTTTTGGGTTTTTACTTGTTGAATTTTCGATTTCTTGTTTATCTTTCAGTTGGATAGTTTGCAATTTTGTTTATCTAAAGATAGCTTGAAACTTGTAGTAAACAAGAAGTTTTAATCAAGAATGGAACTGCTAGATAAAATAGAAAAAGACTAGCTTTTCTGAAATCTTTTCCATGACAGCAAAAGGTGAGTTTTATAACTTGTTATTTGCTTTTGATAGATCAATGCATGAAAAGATAAATCTCTTGATTCCTCACCTTTTCTGATTGTTCAAGTGTAGTTAGCATGAGAAACCAACTTTATGCCAATCAATCCCACCAACGTTTCGATTTTGCTTTTGGAATTTCCTAGTGTCTGCAAAATTTTCCCGTCATCTGTGTCTCTAATTTGATTAAATTATTCTTAGTTTGAGGCCAATGCCGTGCTCTTCTAGTAAGGAACTGATATTTATTGTTCCTGCTGTTCGTTTGCTTTAAGGTTGGGGCAACCATTTAGTTTCCAAGAGGAAGTATCATGTGGTAATACCAAATGATCGAGACTGGAATAAGCCTTTAGAGGATAATGTATTAAACATCCATTCCCATCTCTTACATGGGTTGATTCACTGTAATGGATTTGGTCATCTACTCTGCATCAACGGAATTGAAGGTGGTTCTAAGTATCTCTATGGCAGAGAAATCATGGATCTCTGGGATCGTATTTGTGAAATTCTTAAGGCTCGGTAAAACTTCAAAAGTGTTAGCTTCAAATTAGCCTAGTAAACATTTAAGAATGCTACTTCATGACCATTTCATGCTTTTCAGGAAAATCTCAGTGGAGGATGCATCGAAGAAGCACGGTATGGATCTACGTTTGCTTCATGGAGTCGCGTATGGACATACATGGTTTGGACGTTGGGGTTACAAGTTCTGCCGTGGAAGCTATGGTGTTTCAGAGGAAAATTATGATAGAGCAATTGAAATACTCAGCTCCCAGAAACTTGACAAAATCATTCAAGATTTCAGTGACAGGGAGCAAAGCAGACAAATCAAGTGCATGGTTCAGCATTATAGAGATCTTAGTGAGAGCCAGTTGGTCACAATCCGAGATCTTTTCAAGTTTATGCTCACTATCAAATCTCGTAGTGCATTGCAGAAGAAATTAGTAGCAGCTACTGCTGCTCCTTCAGCTTCTGTACAGAAAAATTCCATCAGAATATCATTCCATAAGAAGGACAATTCGAAGGAAAAATATTTGAGATGCAAGAGGTTTACTAGTGTCATAGCTCATATGGATAGCAGATGGCCCGCAAAAAGGCTAGAATTTGCAGCAGAGGTGATTGTAGATGCTTTGAAGCAACATAAATCTGAGGTCAGTCATGGTGGGATGACAAGGCAGGATCTAAGAGATGCAGCTCGGATGCATATTGGTGATACGGGTTTGCTGGATTACGTATTGAAATCAATGAACAATGTAATCGTTGGATGTCACATTGTGCGTCGTGGAATTAACTCAGCTCGGGTTTTAGAATACACAATTGACGACGTAGACAATCCAGTTAAGGACCTTAAGTTGTTAGAAGCAACAGAGGAAATACATCAAAAACCTCTACCAGAACTTTTGCCTGCTCCTGCTCCTGTCCCTGGAACTGATGTTTATAATGATGTGGTGTATTTGTATAATAACACACTATTGAACTATCCAGAATCAGAATTGCTGGAACTTGCCACCCAGGCAGTTCTAGATAGCAAACACTTCGTGAAGGATCGGCCATTTAGAGATGAAGATGACCAGTTGTTGAGATTCTTTTGCCAAGTCATGCCTGGTTTGTTTGATGCAGAGAATATGGCAACTGAGACATCACCTGCTGGTGAACTTGTCATGGTTCCATTACATGCCACAGTTTTTGACCTAAAACAAGCTGCTGAAAAAGCATTGAGGGATACTTATTGTATTATGGATAAGTTTGTGGTGACAGAGGTCGACAACCTAGGTGAAATGGAAGATAGGGATGTACTGTTTGGAGCACTTGAGTCAGGTGCAGAAATTCTGGTCAGAGGGAGTGGAATAGATTTGGACAGTAATCTGAAGCATGAAGGCGGTGCGGACAATTGGATTGTCAGATGTGAATGTGGGGCTCGAGATGATGACG contains the following coding sequences:
- the LOC108465748 gene encoding PHD finger protein MALE MEIOCYTE DEATH 1, whose product is MSIPILETCRKRKRRPKLFGLHSFAEPGCPINPTGPFRDNIRIFLKQCAEPEDYCAKGMPLWCTLLVRDKSCVVPLYTIEEGVNHSLNPFCDHCRCTGWGNHLVSKRKYHVVIPNDRDWNKPLEDNVLNIHSHLLHGLIHCNGFGHLLCINGIEGGSKYLYGREIMDLWDRICEILKARKISVEDASKKHGMDLRLLHGVAYGHTWFGRWGYKFCRGSYGVSEENYDRAIEILSSQKLDKIIQDFSDREQSRQIKCMVQHYRDLSESQLVTIRDLFKFMLTIKSRSALQKKLVAATAAPSASVQKNSIRISFHKKDNSKEKYLRCKRFTSVIAHMDSRWPAKRLEFAAEVIVDALKQHKSEVSHGGMTRQDLRDAARMHIGDTGLLDYVLKSMNNVIVGCHIVRRGINSARVLEYTIDDVDNPVKDLKLLEATEEIHQKPLPELLPAPAPVPGTDVYNDVVYLYNNTLLNYPESELLELATQAVLDSKHFVKDRPFRDEDDQLLRFFCQVMPGLFDAENMATETSPAGELVMVPLHATVFDLKQAAEKALRDTYCIMDKFVVTEVDNLGEMEDRDVLFGALESGAEILVRGSGIDLDSNLKHEGGADNWIVRCECGARDDDGERMIACDICEVWQHTRCCGIEDSEAVPPLFVCPGCCTSFGPPMTNSPLEFQCSDDLLLDSATMYGMDYEYDNCIGLLQ